In Pelosinus sp. UFO1, one genomic interval encodes:
- a CDS encoding transketolase: MALSEEKVSQLKEITKKMRIDIIKTLYKVQTGHPGGSLSAVEIMTTLYFGHMRVDCTTPGCPDRDRFIASKGHCAPVVYTTLACKGYFPAEELANLRQLDCMLQGHPDMKRIPGVDLSTGSLGLGLSVGVGLASAAKLDKKDYNTYVLLGDGELQEGQNWEAFMAGSKYKLNNLIAIVDYNGVQLDGTVDDVMPLGNLRKKFEAFDWHVIECDGHDLVALDKAFEMAKQETGMPSVIIAKTVKGKGVSFMEGKNTWHGKAIGKQEYETAIAELGGCVQ, encoded by the coding sequence ATGGCATTATCTGAGGAAAAAGTCAGTCAATTAAAAGAAATTACTAAAAAAATGCGTATTGATATTATTAAGACATTATACAAGGTGCAAACTGGTCATCCAGGGGGATCTTTATCAGCTGTAGAAATTATGACAACACTTTATTTTGGTCATATGCGGGTGGATTGTACCACACCGGGTTGTCCAGATCGAGATCGGTTCATCGCTTCGAAGGGACATTGCGCACCAGTAGTCTATACTACACTGGCCTGTAAAGGTTACTTTCCTGCAGAAGAACTTGCTAATTTAAGGCAGCTAGACTGTATGCTTCAAGGTCATCCTGACATGAAACGTATTCCAGGGGTGGATTTGTCGACGGGTTCTTTGGGCCTCGGTCTGTCTGTTGGTGTTGGCTTAGCTTCAGCAGCTAAGCTGGATAAAAAAGACTATAACACCTATGTGCTCTTAGGAGATGGCGAGCTGCAGGAAGGACAAAATTGGGAAGCCTTCATGGCTGGCTCTAAATACAAATTAAACAACCTAATTGCCATTGTTGACTATAACGGTGTTCAATTAGACGGCACAGTAGATGACGTAATGCCTCTTGGGAATTTACGCAAGAAATTTGAAGCCTTTGATTGGCATGTTATTGAATGCGATGGTCATGACCTAGTAGCTTTAGATAAAGCTTTTGAGATGGCTAAACAAGAAACAGGCATGCCATCAGTAATCATTGCAAAAACCGTAAAAGGTAAAGGCGTTTCCTTCATGGAAGGCAAAAACACCTGGCATGGCAAAGCCATTGGCAAGCAAGAATATGAAACAGCGATAGCAGAACTGGGAGGTTGCGTACAATGA
- a CDS encoding transketolase family protein: MKAMREAYGEALVELGKKNTQVVALDADVSGSTRSALFGKAFPDRFFNVGIAEGNMAAMAAGFALAEKIPFINTFAFLMAVRATDPIRSLIAYNKLNVKVVGAYGGFSDSYDGGSHQAIEDVAIMRSLPNLKVVVPADEYSARASVTAVAEYIGPVYLRLSRAEVPPVYSEENCPFVIGKGNVLAEGKNVTIIANGYMVHRAMEARRILLAEGIEAEVIDMHTVKPIDSELVIKSATKTGAVVTAEEASVIGGLGSAVAEVLIANKPVPMEFIGVKDVFGESGDYNELLAKHGLDTLSIVKAARKVIAKK, translated from the coding sequence ATGAAAGCAATGAGAGAAGCTTACGGTGAAGCACTTGTAGAATTGGGAAAAAAGAATACCCAGGTTGTAGCGCTTGATGCGGATGTATCTGGTTCTACCCGTTCTGCATTATTTGGTAAGGCCTTTCCAGACAGGTTTTTCAATGTAGGGATTGCCGAAGGGAACATGGCAGCTATGGCTGCAGGATTTGCTTTGGCAGAAAAGATTCCTTTTATTAATACCTTTGCTTTTTTAATGGCGGTGAGAGCAACGGACCCCATTCGTAGCCTCATTGCTTATAATAAACTGAATGTTAAAGTGGTAGGTGCGTATGGCGGTTTTTCCGACTCTTATGATGGGGGCAGTCACCAAGCCATTGAAGATGTAGCCATCATGCGCTCCCTTCCCAATCTTAAGGTTGTTGTGCCAGCAGATGAGTATTCAGCCAGAGCTTCAGTTACAGCTGTTGCTGAATATATTGGCCCCGTGTATTTAAGACTGAGCAGAGCGGAAGTTCCTCCAGTGTATAGTGAGGAAAATTGTCCATTTGTTATTGGTAAAGGCAATGTCTTGGCAGAGGGTAAAAATGTGACTATTATTGCCAACGGTTATATGGTTCACCGGGCAATGGAAGCTAGAAGAATCCTGCTGGCTGAAGGTATTGAAGCGGAAGTCATTGATATGCATACCGTTAAGCCTATTGATAGCGAGTTAGTGATTAAATCGGCTACTAAAACTGGCGCGGTAGTCACTGCGGAAGAAGCGAGTGTCATTGGTGGCCTTGGTTCAGCAGTAGCTGAAGTGTTGATAGCGAATAAACCTGTACCTATGGAATTTATAGGAGTTAAGGATGTTTTTGGTGAGTCTGGTGATTATAACGAGCTACTGGCTAAGCACGGACTTGATACTCTGTCCATAGTAAAAGCTGCACGAAAGGTTATTGCCAAGAAATAA
- a CDS encoding sugar phosphate isomerase/epimerase, with protein MNESIRKYMRVGLIHFMAYPAVIKGEGPIEETFKKVAVDDYFEVAEITWMKDKEVRKSVKQMIDTSHMTVTYGGQPRLLTTGFNINNIDEAGRLTALASLKEGIDEAYEMGAKGFAFLSGNYTEEQKEEAYQALITSTKELCRYAKEKGNMPVVLEVFDYDVDKKSLIGPVDLAKRFAQEMRAEYDNFGLMVDLSHLPLLHETAKESLIPIKDYIMHAHMGNCVVKDPSWPAYGDAHPRFGFPGGESDVDELVEYLRVLMEIGFISKEKRPIVSFEVKPFGNEDPDLVVANAKRVLNLAWEKV; from the coding sequence ATGAATGAATCCATTCGCAAATATATGAGAGTAGGCTTAATCCACTTTATGGCTTATCCTGCTGTGATAAAAGGGGAAGGCCCTATTGAAGAAACCTTTAAAAAGGTTGCCGTTGACGACTATTTTGAAGTTGCTGAAATCACTTGGATGAAAGATAAAGAAGTAAGAAAAAGTGTCAAACAAATGATTGATACCTCTCATATGACAGTGACCTATGGTGGTCAACCCCGCCTCTTAACAACTGGGTTTAACATCAATAATATTGATGAAGCTGGCCGCTTAACAGCTCTAGCGTCTCTGAAAGAAGGTATTGATGAAGCTTATGAAATGGGAGCAAAAGGTTTTGCTTTCTTGAGTGGCAATTATACAGAAGAGCAAAAAGAAGAAGCTTACCAAGCGCTCATTACATCTACGAAGGAATTATGCCGCTATGCTAAAGAAAAAGGCAATATGCCAGTAGTCCTAGAAGTTTTTGATTATGATGTGGACAAAAAATCACTTATTGGACCAGTAGACTTGGCCAAACGATTTGCACAAGAGATGAGAGCCGAATACGATAACTTTGGCTTGATGGTAGATTTAAGCCATTTACCACTCCTCCATGAAACAGCGAAAGAGTCGCTGATTCCGATTAAAGATTATATTATGCATGCTCATATGGGGAACTGTGTAGTGAAAGATCCATCCTGGCCTGCATATGGTGACGCTCATCCTCGATTTGGTTTCCCAGGTGGAGAAAGTGATGTTGATGAATTGGTAGAATATTTACGAGTGCTAATGGAGATTGGTTTTATCAGTAAAGAAAAACGCCCGATTGTTAGCTTTGAAGTAAAACCCTTCGGAAATGAAGATCCGGACCTTGTAGTTGCCAATGCTAAGAGAGTTTTGAATTTAGCGTGGGAAAAAGTCTAA